A region of the Dickeya chrysanthemi NCPPB 402 genome:
GGCCGGCATAAATTGCGTCAGCGCCATAAGCAAAGGCGTAACGCATATTTTTTAGCGTACCGGCCGGAGAGAGTAATTCCGGTTTGAACATGGTGTTTTCTCGAGTCTGATCACAGGTCAGGCTGTTCCCGGTTGGGAACAGTAAAGGCGGCAGATTCTAACGCCAACGGCAGGAAAAATCAGTAGTCGGCTTACAGAAAGTGCGACTATTGGAAACCGGGTCTGTGGCGGCCGGGTCTGCGCCGGCCGTCAAGGGCGATTATGCCGTGCGGATACCGGCTGATGAGCCTACCTGATAGCGCAAGTGCGGGCGCTCAAAATCCGTGTACGGCCCCTTCGGCACGATACCCGTGGGGTTGAGCCAGCGGATGCTGTAATACCCGGCTTTAATATCATCCAACCTGACTGTGTCTTTGACCCCCGGCCACTGGTACAGCTCGCGCAGGTAGCCGGAAAGGTGCGGGTAATCTTCCAGCCGACGGATGTTGCATTTGAACGCGCCGTGATAAGCCGCATCAAAGCGCACCAACGTCACGAACAGCCGCCAGTCGGCTTCGGTCAGCGTGTCGCCTGCCAGATAGCGATGATGCGCCAGAAGGGCTTCCACCGAATCCAGCGCGGCAAACAGGTTCGTTACCGCCTGGTCATAATGCGCTTGTGTTTTGGCGAAACCGGTTTTGTATACGCCGTTGTTGATGTTGTCGTAAATCAGACTGTTCCAGCGGTCGATCTCCGGTTGCAGCTCCGGCGGGTAAAAGTCCAGCCGGTTGCCGGTCAGGTCATTGAACGCGTGGTTGAGCAGGCGAATGATCTCCGCCGATTCATTATTGACGATACGGCCTTCTTTGCGGTCCCACAGCACCGGTACTGAAACCTTGCCGGTGTAGTGCGCGTCGCTGGCGGTGTAGAGCTGGTGCAGGTAGCGTACCGGCGCGATGGTGTCGCCGGCATCCTGCGGAGTCCTGAATTCCCAACCCTGTTCGCCGATGCGGGGTTCCGCGACCGACAGGGCTATCACATTTTGCAGTTCTTTCAGGTTGCGGTAGATAGTGGTGCGGGACGCCCATGGGCAAAGGTATGAGACGAATAACTGATAGCGTCCCGCTTCCGGTATCAGCGCTGTTGCACGAAACAGCGTTTCCTGACGGTGAAAGGCGCCGCCTTTGATTTCCTCGGCCGCTACATCGCCCTCGACCCATTTGCCATTGACTAATCCCGACATGTTTACCCTCATCATCATCATTATGTTGTGTGATTATGCTAGCAGCCGGTAGCGGAGAGAAAATTGCAAATTTTTAACCGAGTCGGACAGTTTCTTTGACGACTTGCCGCAGTACGCGGCTAGTCGTCTAGATTTCCTGGCTGGCGGCGGCTTCCCAACGGTAACCGATACCATAGACTGTACGGATGAACGAGGTTTCCCGGTCGAACATTTCCAGCTTGCGGCGCAGGTTTTTGATGTGGCTGTCGATGGTGCGGTCGGTCACCACCCGGTAGTCGTCATACAGATGATCGAGCAGTTGCTCGCGTGAAAAGACACGCCCCGGTTCGGCGGAGAGGGTTTTCAGCAGCCTGAATTCAGCGGGCGTCAGTTCCAGGTGGCGGCCGAGATAACTGGCCTGATAGCGATTCTGATCGATCAGCAATGCGGGTAAGGCGTCATTCGGCAGCGGTTCGTGTTGCCAGCGGCAGCGGCGCAGCAGGGTTTTCACTCGCGCGACCACTTCACGCGGGCTGTAGGGTTTGCAAATGTAGTCGTCGGCACCGATTTCCAGCCCCAGCAGCCGGTCGATTTCGTCGGAGCGGGCGGTCACCATGATGATCGGCACGTTGGAAAAGCCGCGAATGGCGCGACAGAGCGTCAGGCCGTCGCGGCCCGGCAGCATCAGGTCCAGCAGGATTAGCTGGCAGGGGTGTTCGCGAACCCAGGGCTCGACCTCTTCACCTTGCGTCAGCCAGTGGGTGCGATAACCCGATGCCTGCAGATAATCCACCAGCAATTGGGCCAGTTTGGGCTCATCTTCAACGATCAGCACCGGCGGGTTTTCATCACCGGCCGCTGCAGGAGACGATGCAGTCATGTCGATTCCTGTATCAGGATAAGTGCAACGGAAGTTCGACGGTGATTTGTACACCGCCAAGCGTGGAATGCTCAGCATACAAGCGTCCATCATGTGCCTCAACGATATTGGCGCAAATGGATAATCCCAGTCCGGAGCCGCCGCTGGCTCGGTTGCGCGAACTCTCCGCACGGTAGAAGCGCTCGAAAATCAGCGCCAGCTGTTCATCGCTGATGCCGGGAGCGCTGTCGCGCCAGTGAATCACCAATCGTTGCGGGCGTAACTCGGTTTCTATTTCCAGTCGTCCGCCATCATCGGTATAGCGTAGGCTATTTTCCATCAGGTTGTTGAATAACTGGTTCAGGCGGTCCGGATCGCCAAATACGATGGCTTCGGGATGAAAGCGGGTGGTCAGCCGGATGCCTTTGTGATGAAAACGCTCTTTGAATGCCGCTACCGACAATTGCAGTAGTGCGGTGGCATTAACGGCCGCTTTGCGGTAAGCCAGCGCACTCAGATCAGACAACGACAGTTGGTGCAGGTCGTCCACCAGTTTAGTTAACAACGTGACTTCCGCCTGCAGTGAAGAAAATGCTGCGGTATCGGGCCGCCGTACGCCATCCTGCAATGCTTCCAGTTCGCCGCGCAACACGGCCAACGGTGTACGCAACTCATGGGAAATATCAGCCATGAACGCGCGGCGCGACTGTTCATTTTTCTCCAGCGCCGAGGCTAACTGGTTGAAATCCTGTGCCAGCCGATCCAACTCGTCTCGCCTGCCGGCGCTGACGCGGGTACTGAAATCGCCGCCCGCCAGTTGGTGGATGCCGTTGACCAGCCGTTTGACCGGCGCCAGCAAGCCACGCGACATCAGCCAGGTGACTACGGCCGCCAGCAGGGTGGTAAAGGCGACAATCAGCCAACTGGTACGTTGCTGCTGGCGATCGAAACTGATGTCGGCGCTACGCGTCAGCCCTTCGACCGGTGCCGCCACCAGCCAACCCACGACCCGGTTCTGCATCATCAGCGGCTGCCAGGTGCTGCCGGCAGGCATCGAGATCGGCGGGCCTATCAGGCGGCGGCGGTTCTCGTCCGTGACCCAAAACCGGGTACGCCAACCCTGCATGGCTTCATCGTTGTTCTGCTCCATCGTCCGCAGCATCGGGAAGATACCGCGCTCGTTGTTGTGCAGAAAATCCCAGTTGCCGTACTGTTGGTACTGATCCTCCAGCCAGCTGCGGATC
Encoded here:
- the baeS gene encoding two-component system sensor histidine kinase BaeS; this translates as MRFGITARLFLAIFSTCMLVLVIMHFGVRLSFEKGFIDYIRRGNEQRVVQIRSWLEDQYQQYGNWDFLHNNERGIFPMLRTMEQNNDEAMQGWRTRFWVTDENRRRLIGPPISMPAGSTWQPLMMQNRVVGWLVAAPVEGLTRSADISFDRQQQRTSWLIVAFTTLLAAVVTWLMSRGLLAPVKRLVNGIHQLAGGDFSTRVSAGRRDELDRLAQDFNQLASALEKNEQSRRAFMADISHELRTPLAVLRGELEALQDGVRRPDTAAFSSLQAEVTLLTKLVDDLHQLSLSDLSALAYRKAAVNATALLQLSVAAFKERFHHKGIRLTTRFHPEAIVFGDPDRLNQLFNNLMENSLRYTDDGGRLEIETELRPQRLVIHWRDSAPGISDEQLALIFERFYRAESSRNRASGGSGLGLSICANIVEAHDGRLYAEHSTLGGVQITVELPLHLS
- a CDS encoding glutathione S-transferase family protein, whose translation is MSGLVNGKWVEGDVAAEEIKGGAFHRQETLFRATALIPEAGRYQLFVSYLCPWASRTTIYRNLKELQNVIALSVAEPRIGEQGWEFRTPQDAGDTIAPVRYLHQLYTASDAHYTGKVSVPVLWDRKEGRIVNNESAEIIRLLNHAFNDLTGNRLDFYPPELQPEIDRWNSLIYDNINNGVYKTGFAKTQAHYDQAVTNLFAALDSVEALLAHHRYLAGDTLTEADWRLFVTLVRFDAAYHGAFKCNIRRLEDYPHLSGYLRELYQWPGVKDTVRLDDIKAGYYSIRWLNPTGIVPKGPYTDFERPHLRYQVGSSAGIRTA
- the baeR gene encoding two-component system response regulator BaeR → MTASSPAAAGDENPPVLIVEDEPKLAQLLVDYLQASGYRTHWLTQGEEVEPWVREHPCQLILLDLMLPGRDGLTLCRAIRGFSNVPIIMVTARSDEIDRLLGLEIGADDYICKPYSPREVVARVKTLLRRCRWQHEPLPNDALPALLIDQNRYQASYLGRHLELTPAEFRLLKTLSAEPGRVFSREQLLDHLYDDYRVVTDRTIDSHIKNLRRKLEMFDRETSFIRTVYGIGYRWEAAASQEI